One Planctomycetaceae bacterium genomic region harbors:
- a CDS encoding MraY family glycosyltransferase: MLSFLLVSFLAPFFIALVAAPVIRWIAPALGLVDQPGHRKVHVNPTPMGGGIAVFLGLVLPLATYAAVPSTVVSRVPSLSPVAAAVADSGLQRQVLAVVVGAAVLFAMGLADDRWNLPWWLRLGTQLVVAASVTLSGVQATVFVSQPWVGFVVTVLWIVVLTNAMNFLDNMDGLSAGIGVIASVLSAGILLLLVRQPHWTVAFGLLLLAGSLSGFLCWNRPPASIFMGDCGSNLIGFLLATLTVMGTFYDYSGARHVILAPLCVLAVPLYDFLTVILIRLKQGRSPFHGDKSHFSHRLVELGLRPAHAVLTIHLATLMTGLGGMLLYKVSDWTGAWLVIALICCVLCVIAILETVGRQQKR, translated from the coding sequence ATGCTGAGTTTTCTGCTGGTGAGCTTTCTGGCTCCCTTCTTCATAGCGCTTGTCGCGGCGCCGGTCATTCGGTGGATTGCCCCCGCTCTGGGACTCGTTGATCAGCCGGGGCATCGCAAGGTCCACGTTAATCCAACGCCTATGGGTGGCGGAATCGCCGTGTTTCTGGGACTGGTGCTTCCCCTGGCCACGTACGCTGCGGTACCGTCGACGGTCGTTTCGCGTGTTCCGTCGCTGAGTCCCGTGGCAGCGGCGGTGGCCGATTCCGGATTGCAGCGTCAGGTTCTGGCCGTTGTCGTCGGCGCGGCGGTGCTGTTCGCAATGGGACTCGCCGACGACCGCTGGAACCTGCCGTGGTGGCTGCGACTGGGGACACAACTGGTGGTCGCCGCGAGTGTCACGTTGTCGGGAGTGCAGGCGACAGTATTCGTCAGCCAGCCGTGGGTGGGATTTGTTGTGACGGTGCTTTGGATTGTGGTCCTGACAAACGCCATGAACTTTCTGGACAACATGGATGGCTTGTCAGCGGGGATCGGCGTTATTGCGTCTGTGCTTTCGGCGGGAATTCTGCTGCTGCTTGTCAGACAGCCCCACTGGACGGTGGCGTTCGGTCTGCTGCTGCTGGCCGGTTCTCTTAGCGGCTTTCTGTGCTGGAACCGGCCTCCGGCGTCGATCTTCATGGGCGACTGCGGAAGCAACCTGATCGGTTTCCTGCTCGCCACGCTGACCGTTATGGGAACGTTCTACGACTACTCCGGCGCGCGGCATGTGATTCTGGCGCCGCTGTGTGTTCTGGCGGTGCCGCTGTACGATTTTCTGACCGTGATCCTGATTCGACTGAAGCAGGGCCGAAGTCCGTTTCACGGCGATAAGAGCCACTTTTCCCACCGATTGGTGGAACTTGGCCTGCGACCGGCTCACGCTGTGCTGACGATTCATCTGGCAACACTGATGACCGGTCTGGGAGGAATGCTGTTGTATAAGGTTTCGGACTGGACGGGCGCGTGGCTGGTGATCGCTCTGATCTGCTGCGTGCTTTGTGTGATTGCCATTCTGGAAACCGTGGGGCGCCAGCAAAAGCGATGA
- a CDS encoding O-antigen ligase family protein: MNQVSVYSLLALVTAGFLWPSEAAMEGRGLHLAALWLMLAALHPLLESRFNTAARFSCRGRCRLLTIGMLLLIAGFWLSTWHVFHVRGDRRTALNLAFEWSAVLAAWWLLRHFTSTTIGCGRLASVLTGIAVGLSVLGVWQHHWLYQHQAEWYRGMTDALNQATDEPGLVGQMEAASIRAELQQNGVPLSGTSRELFERRLLSSSEPYGTFALANTLAGVLAASLVILVGSVTTQVRRRSLLHPRTAVLQVIAAVLIGYCLLLTKSRTAWVGSVVGTLAVLLSGNIGRSRRRAWLAISGVGAVLAAGAGIGLATGAIDREVALEAPRSLQFRLFYWTGAAGVIRDSPVFGAGPGNFRQRYLAHKPVESSEEILDPHNILLDTWSTAGIAGLAGLLLMMWMGLAPLWRDSPEPDDSPRQSRREQGGGLVTAAIVSGWGLHWLVQLIDGMSWDDTQTVVLAIPVCALGMAVLAGRRFPCPPSVAAAALLAVFVHLLGAGGLQISVVGLLLAILLSLAVPPAVVTNPAVGTSKASVLLPAGRSLGFGGLALAVIVAGIVPVRTATSLMLRGDAAMGNRDSGTAEAAWRRAADADPLAVDPRQRLAEAATYRLMAESANRLPDPAHGSPEDLTENDAASTEHEPRASSLAACDALIDCDVWRVAGYHYRAQQHQILALNSDNPTHLRHAIDDQRRVLDAYPSNGTYWMELANMFQADDQSEEASKAAARALAIDDINRTWGHVDRYLASHEREYLELLVNGDSHPGTTRPDR; this comes from the coding sequence ATGAATCAGGTGTCTGTTTACTCCCTGCTGGCTCTGGTCACCGCCGGGTTCCTGTGGCCGTCGGAAGCAGCCATGGAAGGGCGGGGACTGCATCTTGCCGCGCTGTGGCTGATGCTTGCGGCACTGCACCCGCTTCTGGAGTCACGCTTCAATACGGCAGCGCGATTCTCGTGCCGCGGTCGGTGCCGGCTGCTGACGATCGGCATGTTGCTTCTGATCGCCGGTTTCTGGCTGTCGACGTGGCACGTGTTTCACGTTCGCGGAGATCGCCGCACGGCGCTGAACCTGGCTTTCGAATGGTCAGCAGTTCTGGCCGCATGGTGGCTGCTGAGGCACTTTACATCAACGACCATCGGCTGCGGCCGGCTTGCTTCCGTGCTGACCGGCATCGCCGTGGGACTGTCAGTTCTGGGCGTCTGGCAGCACCACTGGCTGTACCAACATCAGGCCGAGTGGTATCGGGGGATGACGGATGCCCTGAATCAGGCGACTGACGAACCTGGACTGGTCGGCCAGATGGAAGCTGCCAGCATCCGGGCCGAACTTCAGCAGAACGGAGTTCCTCTGTCGGGCACAAGCCGGGAACTCTTCGAACGCCGATTGTTGTCGAGTTCCGAGCCGTACGGCACGTTCGCTCTGGCGAATACGCTGGCGGGAGTCCTGGCCGCGTCGCTGGTGATTCTGGTCGGCAGTGTGACCACCCAGGTGCGACGACGAAGCCTGCTCCATCCCCGAACAGCCGTCCTGCAGGTGATCGCAGCCGTACTTATCGGCTACTGCCTGTTGCTGACAAAAAGCCGCACGGCCTGGGTCGGCTCGGTGGTGGGGACCCTGGCGGTGCTGCTGTCCGGCAACATCGGTCGAAGCCGGCGTCGCGCGTGGCTGGCGATTTCCGGAGTCGGAGCAGTGCTGGCGGCAGGTGCGGGAATCGGACTTGCGACAGGCGCAATCGACAGAGAAGTGGCGCTGGAAGCTCCAAGATCGCTGCAGTTTCGATTGTTCTACTGGACGGGCGCCGCGGGAGTGATTCGCGACAGTCCCGTTTTCGGAGCAGGGCCGGGCAACTTTCGACAGCGCTATCTGGCTCACAAACCCGTGGAATCCAGCGAAGAAATTCTGGATCCGCACAACATCCTTCTGGACACCTGGTCAACCGCCGGAATCGCCGGACTGGCGGGACTGCTGTTGATGATGTGGATGGGTTTGGCGCCGCTCTGGCGTGATAGCCCCGAACCGGACGATTCGCCGCGTCAGTCTCGGCGGGAACAGGGCGGCGGTCTGGTGACGGCAGCAATCGTTTCCGGCTGGGGACTCCACTGGCTCGTGCAGCTGATCGACGGGATGTCGTGGGACGACACTCAGACTGTCGTGCTCGCGATACCGGTCTGCGCATTGGGAATGGCGGTCCTGGCGGGGCGACGGTTCCCGTGTCCGCCGTCGGTGGCGGCAGCGGCGCTGCTGGCGGTGTTCGTTCATTTGCTGGGAGCCGGGGGGCTGCAGATTTCCGTCGTCGGACTGCTGCTGGCCATTCTGCTTAGCCTTGCGGTTCCCCCGGCGGTTGTCACGAATCCGGCTGTGGGGACCTCGAAGGCGAGTGTCCTTTTGCCCGCCGGCAGGAGTCTGGGCTTCGGCGGATTGGCGCTCGCGGTGATTGTCGCCGGCATTGTCCCCGTGCGAACCGCAACATCTCTGATGCTGCGAGGCGATGCGGCAATGGGAAATCGCGATTCGGGAACCGCCGAAGCGGCGTGGCGCCGTGCTGCGGACGCGGATCCGCTTGCCGTCGATCCGCGCCAACGCCTCGCGGAGGCTGCGACGTATAGACTTATGGCGGAAAGTGCCAATCGCCTGCCTGATCCTGCGCACGGGAGTCCGGAAGATCTCACGGAGAATGATGCGGCGTCAACAGAACATGAGCCGCGTGCATCCTCGCTGGCAGCCTGCGATGCCCTGATCGACTGTGACGTCTGGCGTGTCGCGGGGTATCATTACCGGGCGCAGCAGCATCAGATTCTGGCACTAAATTCCGATAACCCGACGCATTTGCGGCATGCGATCGACGACCAGAGGCGTGTGCTTGATGCGTATCCGTCAAATGGAACATACTGGATGGAACTGGCGAACATGTTTCAGGCCGACGACCAGTCTGAAGAAGCCTCGAAAGCTGCCGCCAGGGCACTGGCGATTGACGACATCAATCGGACCTGGGGACACGTTGATCGGTATCTCGCCAGCCATGAACGCGAGTACCTGGAACTCCTTGTCAACGGGGATTCACACCCCGGTACGACGCGCCCCGACAGGTAA
- a CDS encoding DUF1573 domain-containing protein, producing MKNLTTIAAFIGLAGILVAGLYLSGSDLKSSDAGTTPDILDQQKRVATPPKQPSEGPEISPTGPWPKAVAEEIEYNFGRAHVNQEMEHTFTIRNDGPAELVLVTGTPTCQCTKFTLDKTNVPPGEVATLLIEWKGKAVDTSFAHGGPVFTNDPDNVTIRFRVEGVVDQEIEMRPEGDWNLGEVSSDSAVTMHGFLYSNVFDSLTLKSMKSESGKVTLDATPLSSADVIEMDARSGMEIIATVPPDIAPGPFIDTVTVEIEELTKPVTISLRAHKPGDIRILPTYGVMWNAETHGLTLGRFHTSDGRSAKLMLLVDESKMDQPLELTEVTADPSFIEVTLTPEGSTGGKMKRYSLSVVVPPGIPRTDREENNPGRIVCKTNHPSGEQLLLNLKLKAF from the coding sequence ATGAAGAATCTCACCACCATCGCAGCATTCATCGGGCTTGCCGGAATCCTGGTGGCCGGTCTGTATCTGTCAGGCAGCGATCTGAAGTCGTCAGATGCCGGAACCACACCGGACATTCTTGACCAGCAGAAGAGGGTGGCCACTCCTCCCAAACAACCGTCCGAAGGCCCGGAAATATCCCCGACCGGCCCGTGGCCGAAGGCTGTGGCCGAAGAGATTGAGTACAACTTCGGACGTGCTCACGTCAACCAGGAAATGGAACACACGTTTACCATTCGAAACGACGGACCTGCCGAACTTGTGCTGGTCACAGGAACGCCAACCTGTCAGTGCACCAAATTCACTCTGGATAAGACAAACGTGCCGCCGGGCGAAGTGGCGACGCTGCTGATCGAATGGAAGGGCAAGGCTGTTGACACTTCGTTCGCACACGGAGGGCCCGTGTTCACAAATGATCCTGACAACGTCACGATTCGCTTTCGAGTGGAAGGCGTCGTCGACCAGGAAATCGAGATGCGTCCCGAGGGCGACTGGAATCTGGGTGAAGTCTCGAGCGACAGCGCCGTGACGATGCACGGTTTTCTTTACAGCAACGTGTTCGACAGCTTGACTCTGAAATCCATGAAGTCGGAGTCCGGGAAGGTCACGCTGGATGCCACTCCGCTGTCGTCCGCCGACGTGATTGAGATGGACGCCCGATCCGGCATGGAAATCATCGCCACTGTTCCGCCTGACATTGCACCTGGGCCGTTCATCGACACAGTCACCGTTGAAATCGAAGAACTGACAAAGCCCGTTACGATTTCACTTCGGGCGCACAAACCCGGTGACATCAGGATCCTGCCGACCTATGGAGTAATGTGGAATGCGGAAACCCACGGACTGACACTGGGACGATTTCACACCTCGGACGGGCGGTCAGCAAAGCTGATGCTGCTGGTTGACGAATCAAAAATGGATCAGCCGCTGGAACTGACGGAAGTGACTGCGGATCCGTCGTTCATTGAAGTCACGCTGACTCCGGAAGGCAGCACCGGCGGCAAAATGAAACGGTATTCTCTGTCAGTCGTCGTTCCCCCGGGCATTCCCCGAACCGACCGCGAAGAAAACAACCCCGGCAGGATCGTCTGCAAGACAAACCATCCCAGCGGAGAACAACTGCTGCTGAACCTGAAACTAAAGGCGTTCTGA
- a CDS encoding multiheme c-type cytochrome: MSASVPSARISVVRGPALALLGIVCLIALLFVALRLRDTSVKSTAVDSVPEGAASDVPDASPATAEAAAPVHSDVVPVWNEWPAPQLGLLVTGEQHGYFEPCGCTSNQMGGMSRRANLAKKLTDAGWTLRGVDLGGLARRSVRQAQIKFETSLLALRELNYAAVGLGPEDLRLSPDFLLSQQHLPDDEHPLFLVSANLVFFDTPELGTPTPTAIVTEQGVTVGITSVLSESLKETVLPEGANLNITWSEPGPAIEKAMATFDEAGAGFRVLLSHGTLEESRALAEQFPGFDVILAAEGPSDPDPTALPDKVGKTLVLELGRKGKYAGVIGIYPDDNETPVRFQLIPLERSAFDDTPEMVQLMQEYQERLRDEQIVLSENPKLHPSGAFFLGSETCGECHSKAYEVWAASGHAHALESLDPQNQRTGYERLNGVARMFDPECLACHVTGWNPEEYFRYESGFLNEPFATTDEQKLLEKSMAGSGCENCHGPGSRHVELVDADDLDAARQEVRVTLQQAKDNVCYKCHDVDNSPHFEFDDYWPKVEHKGMD; this comes from the coding sequence ATGTCCGCATCTGTCCCGTCAGCCAGGATATCTGTCGTGCGCGGTCCCGCTTTGGCCCTTCTGGGCATCGTTTGCCTGATCGCTCTGCTTTTTGTGGCACTCCGTCTTCGAGACACCAGTGTGAAGTCCACGGCTGTGGATTCCGTACCGGAGGGTGCAGCGTCAGACGTTCCGGATGCGTCTCCGGCAACCGCCGAAGCAGCGGCCCCCGTTCACAGTGACGTTGTGCCGGTCTGGAACGAATGGCCCGCGCCTCAACTGGGGCTGCTTGTCACCGGAGAACAACACGGCTACTTCGAACCGTGCGGCTGCACGTCCAACCAGATGGGCGGAATGTCCCGGCGCGCGAATCTTGCGAAGAAGCTTACGGATGCCGGCTGGACGCTGCGAGGCGTTGATCTGGGTGGATTGGCACGCAGATCCGTACGACAGGCTCAGATCAAGTTCGAAACGTCACTGCTTGCGCTGCGGGAACTGAACTACGCAGCAGTTGGACTCGGTCCGGAGGATCTCCGGCTGAGTCCCGACTTCCTGTTGTCGCAGCAGCACCTTCCGGATGACGAGCATCCGCTGTTTCTCGTCAGTGCCAATCTGGTCTTCTTTGATACCCCGGAACTCGGCACGCCGACCCCTACCGCCATTGTGACTGAACAGGGAGTGACGGTTGGAATTACGTCCGTGCTCAGCGAAAGCCTGAAGGAAACCGTTCTTCCGGAAGGAGCCAATCTGAACATCACGTGGTCGGAACCGGGGCCGGCGATTGAAAAGGCCATGGCGACTTTCGACGAAGCCGGTGCCGGTTTCCGCGTGTTGTTGTCACACGGGACGCTTGAGGAATCGAGGGCACTTGCGGAACAGTTTCCGGGGTTCGATGTCATCCTCGCCGCGGAAGGCCCCAGTGATCCGGATCCCACTGCGCTGCCGGACAAGGTCGGTAAGACTCTGGTGCTGGAGCTGGGCCGCAAGGGAAAATACGCCGGCGTCATTGGAATCTACCCGGACGACAACGAAACACCGGTCCGGTTTCAGTTGATCCCGCTCGAACGCAGCGCGTTCGACGATACTCCGGAAATGGTACAACTGATGCAGGAGTATCAGGAACGGCTGCGGGACGAGCAGATCGTTCTGTCGGAGAACCCCAAGCTGCATCCGTCGGGCGCGTTCTTTCTCGGGTCGGAGACGTGCGGAGAATGCCACTCGAAGGCTTATGAAGTCTGGGCCGCATCAGGTCATGCTCACGCGCTGGAAAGCCTCGACCCTCAGAACCAGCGGACAGGCTACGAACGCCTGAACGGAGTGGCGCGAATGTTCGACCCGGAATGCCTGGCATGCCACGTGACAGGATGGAATCCCGAAGAATACTTCCGCTATGAATCCGGGTTCCTCAATGAACCGTTTGCTACAACCGATGAACAGAAGCTGCTGGAAAAAAGCATGGCCGGCAGCGGCTGCGAAAACTGCCATGGTCCCGGAAGCCGACACGTCGAACTTGTCGACGCCGACGACCTGGACGCGGCTCGCCAGGAAGTTCGCGTGACATTACAGCAGGCGAAAGACAACGTGTGCTACAAATGCCACGACGTCGACAACAGTCCGCATTTTGAATTCGATGATTACTGGCCGAAAGTTGAACACAAGGGCATGGACTGA
- a CDS encoding SMI1/KNR4 family protein, with the protein MHPLRQLAQLVGLHVPAEYLTLLQNYPAELLAAMRAADGSDLEGTVSAVELIAEPEQVLEINREARSGPVLKPSGEEFFWPQQLIVIGESGTGDYYCIDATGEHDGVLLFEHQPVEFAQVSESLDDFVDLLIENFAPSTNDPAAER; encoded by the coding sequence GTGCATCCGCTTCGTCAACTGGCCCAGCTGGTCGGCCTGCATGTGCCGGCTGAGTATCTGACTTTGCTTCAGAACTATCCCGCTGAACTGCTGGCGGCGATGCGGGCCGCCGACGGGTCCGACCTGGAAGGCACCGTCAGCGCCGTGGAACTGATTGCGGAACCCGAACAGGTTCTGGAAATCAACCGCGAAGCGCGATCCGGCCCGGTCCTGAAACCGTCGGGTGAAGAATTCTTCTGGCCGCAGCAGTTGATCGTGATTGGCGAAAGCGGCACCGGCGACTACTACTGTATCGATGCCACGGGCGAGCACGATGGCGTGCTGCTGTTTGAACATCAGCCGGTGGAATTTGCTCAGGTCTCGGAATCGCTGGACGATTTCGTCGACCTGCTGATTGAAAACTTCGCGCCATCCACCAATGATCCCGCCGCCGAGCGGTGA
- a CDS encoding DUF971 domain-containing protein, which produces MQTPQNIRVHKQDRILELVWNDGKTSRLPFRSVRQNCRCAVCVDEFTGRQVLDPNSVPDDIEILEASLTGNYAMKFRWSDTHDSGLFTWDHLRSIADRLAAG; this is translated from the coding sequence ATGCAGACTCCGCAGAATATTCGCGTCCACAAACAGGATCGCATCCTGGAACTCGTCTGGAATGACGGGAAAACGTCACGGCTGCCGTTTCGCAGCGTCCGACAGAACTGTCGCTGCGCTGTCTGCGTCGATGAATTCACCGGACGACAGGTGCTGGATCCGAACAGCGTTCCGGATGACATCGAAATCCTTGAGGCATCGCTGACCGGCAACTACGCCATGAAATTTCGCTGGTCCGATACCCACGATTCCGGCTTGTTTACCTGGGACCATCTGCGATCAATTGCCGATCGGCTGGCGGCGGGATAG
- the recA gene encoding recombinase RecA, translated as MAKARGKSVPAKGSADSNGSMLENAVGQIEKTFGQGSIMKLNSAENFAGVPGISTGALSLDLALGGRGFPRGRIIELYGPESSGKTTLALHALASAQKEGGIAAFIDAEHALDPSWARKLGVNLDELLVSQPSYGEEALQIAEMLIKSNAVDIIVIDSVAALVPKAELDGEIGDSHVGLQARMMSQAMRKLTGAIAKARTTVIFINQLREKIGVMFGSPETTPGGKALKFYSSCRVDVRRIASLKDGDTQIGIRMRAKIVKNKVAPPFRIAEFDMYNTSGISREADLVDLAVEEKIIDRSGSWFSYGKTRLGQGRDRAKAFLEENPDIVTEITNKVLAAKGFPPVGAAPAAEAEAEEPVEAEVS; from the coding sequence ATGGCCAAGGCACGAGGCAAGTCCGTTCCCGCGAAAGGATCGGCCGACAGTAACGGATCGATGCTCGAAAACGCCGTCGGGCAGATCGAAAAGACGTTCGGCCAGGGTTCGATCATGAAGTTGAACTCGGCGGAGAACTTTGCCGGCGTCCCGGGAATCTCGACCGGCGCGCTTTCGCTGGACCTGGCACTCGGCGGGCGCGGATTCCCCCGCGGCCGCATCATCGAACTCTACGGACCGGAATCCAGCGGCAAGACGACTCTGGCCCTGCACGCTCTGGCAAGTGCGCAGAAGGAAGGCGGGATTGCGGCGTTCATCGACGCGGAACACGCTCTTGATCCCTCATGGGCGCGAAAACTGGGAGTCAACCTGGACGAACTGCTGGTCAGCCAGCCGTCCTATGGCGAAGAAGCACTGCAGATCGCCGAGATGCTGATCAAATCCAATGCCGTCGACATCATTGTGATCGATTCGGTCGCCGCCCTGGTTCCCAAAGCCGAACTGGACGGTGAAATCGGTGACAGCCATGTCGGGCTGCAGGCTCGCATGATGAGTCAGGCGATGCGCAAGCTTACCGGAGCGATCGCCAAGGCCAGGACCACCGTGATTTTCATCAATCAGCTTCGTGAAAAAATCGGTGTCATGTTCGGCAGTCCGGAAACCACACCCGGCGGCAAGGCACTGAAGTTTTACAGCTCCTGCCGAGTCGACGTGCGGAGAATTGCGTCGCTGAAAGACGGCGACACGCAGATCGGAATCCGAATGCGCGCCAAGATCGTAAAGAACAAGGTCGCGCCTCCGTTCCGGATCGCGGAGTTCGACATGTACAACACCAGCGGCATCAGCCGGGAAGCGGATCTGGTCGATCTGGCAGTCGAAGAAAAAATCATTGACCGCAGCGGAAGCTGGTTCAGCTACGGCAAGACAAGGCTGGGGCAGGGACGGGATCGCGCGAAGGCGTTTCTGGAAGAAAACCCTGATATCGTCACTGAAATCACAAACAAAGTACTGGCGGCAAAGGGATTTCCTCCCGTTGGAGCAGCGCCGGCCGCAGAAGCCGAGGCCGAAGAACCCGTTGAGGCGGAAGTGTCCTGA
- a CDS encoding lysophospholipid acyltransferase family protein, translating into MPDQAPHAYLKRGLVWRMVHVATSLFTHSWLRLSVTGRENIDNTRGGILLFNHQSFLDPLLAAVRLSRPVSYLARDSLFVIPVVGWILRNTYVTPLNRTAFRGSSIRQALERLESGFLVGVFPEGTRTPDGEVKAFRPGFLSLVRRSDVPIYPVGISGADKAMPRGAWFVRPARITIHYGAPLTAAECEQLRENRNEKAAAELARQRVMENQLLAAKNLSTRALT; encoded by the coding sequence GTGCCTGATCAAGCACCCCATGCCTATCTGAAACGCGGTCTGGTCTGGCGAATGGTGCATGTCGCCACAAGCCTGTTCACGCACAGCTGGCTGCGGCTTTCGGTCACCGGGCGCGAGAACATCGACAACACTCGCGGCGGCATTCTGCTGTTCAATCACCAGAGCTTTCTTGATCCGCTGCTGGCGGCCGTGCGTCTCAGTCGGCCTGTGTCCTATCTGGCTCGTGACAGCCTGTTTGTGATTCCGGTCGTGGGCTGGATTCTGCGAAACACCTACGTCACGCCGCTGAATCGGACCGCATTCCGCGGCAGCAGTATTCGGCAGGCCCTGGAACGGCTGGAATCCGGCTTTCTGGTGGGAGTCTTTCCGGAAGGTACGCGGACTCCCGATGGCGAAGTGAAGGCTTTTCGACCGGGATTTCTCTCGCTGGTGCGCCGCAGCGATGTCCCCATCTATCCGGTCGGCATTTCCGGAGCGGACAAGGCCATGCCGCGAGGAGCATGGTTTGTCCGTCCGGCTCGAATCACGATACACTATGGTGCACCACTGACAGCAGCCGAGTGCGAACAGCTTCGTGAGAACAGGAACGAAAAAGCCGCCGCAGAACTTGCCAGACAGCGAGTGATGGAAAACCAGTTGCTGGCAGCCAAAAACCTCAGCACACGGGCACTGACATGA
- a CDS encoding radical SAM protein — MLDDTDIQNSRGTKNRVNPFQPYHWLVEPEYSANDCVEDVAAIFLTNRECPFRCLMCDLWKNTTDDRVPVGAIPAQIRFALKQLPPARHIKLYNSGNFFDAQAIPPQDLATIAELVGTHETVIVENHPKLCSERCVQFRDLCGGQLEIALGLETSHAATLATLNKQMTTDDFARACEFLRSHEIRLRTFILLRPPGVSEEQGIAQALESIRFAFNCGVDCCSVIPTRSGNGIMDRLQREGRFTPPLLRSLESVLDEAVGWQRGRVFADIWEAEQFSTCPECCSRRIDRLRRMNLSQRSQPQVSCDRCTSRPTC, encoded by the coding sequence ATGCTCGACGACACCGACATCCAGAATTCTCGCGGCACAAAGAATCGCGTGAATCCGTTTCAGCCGTATCACTGGCTGGTCGAACCGGAATACTCCGCCAACGACTGCGTTGAGGACGTCGCTGCGATTTTTCTGACCAACCGCGAATGCCCGTTTCGCTGTCTGATGTGTGACCTGTGGAAGAACACGACCGACGATCGCGTTCCCGTCGGCGCGATTCCCGCTCAGATCCGCTTTGCACTCAAACAGCTTCCGCCGGCGCGCCATATCAAGCTCTACAACAGCGGCAACTTCTTCGACGCGCAGGCTATTCCGCCTCAGGACCTTGCAACAATCGCTGAACTGGTGGGTACGCACGAAACTGTGATCGTTGAGAATCACCCGAAACTGTGCTCAGAACGCTGCGTACAGTTTCGTGATCTGTGCGGCGGTCAACTGGAAATCGCTCTGGGGCTGGAAACATCTCATGCGGCGACGCTGGCGACGCTGAACAAGCAGATGACGACCGACGACTTCGCTCGCGCGTGTGAGTTTCTGCGGTCGCACGAGATTCGTCTTCGCACATTCATCCTGCTGCGACCGCCGGGAGTCTCGGAAGAGCAGGGGATTGCACAGGCGCTGGAATCGATTCGCTTTGCGTTTAACTGCGGCGTCGACTGTTGCTCGGTGATTCCGACTCGAAGCGGAAACGGCATCATGGATCGGCTGCAGCGCGAGGGACGCTTTACGCCGCCGTTGCTGAGGTCACTGGAATCAGTATTGGACGAAGCAGTCGGGTGGCAGCGAGGACGCGTCTTCGCCGACATCTGGGAAGCCGAGCAGTTTTCCACCTGTCCGGAATGTTGTTCCCGGCGAATCGATCGACTGCGGCGTATGAATCTCAGCCAGCGATCTCAACCACAGGTATCGTGTGACCGATGCACTTCCAGGCCGACATGCTGA